The Burkholderiales bacterium DNA segment CTCGTGGCCGCAGCGCTGCTCGGGGGCTGCGGCCTGGCGCAGGCGGCAAGCACTGATGTCGCCAGTTCGCCTCTTTTCACCTCGGCGACGGCGTCAGTCAAGCCGAACGTCATGTTCCTGCTCGACGATTCCGGCAGTATGGCATGGGATTTTCTGCCGGACAATGCCGGCAACAGCACCTCGAATATGTGCCGCGGCTCCGGCACCTGCAACCCCGGTGGTGATGTCAACAGCGGCACACGCACTTCCGGCGCGCCTTTTCTTGCGCAGCAGTTTAACAACGTCTACTACGATCCGACGGTGACTTACAGCCCGCCGCTGGACTTCGACGGCACCAACACCACTTACAAGTCCTATAACAATACCGGGTCGTTTCTGTGGAGCGCAGTCAAGGTCAATCCGTTTCCCGGCGGCAGCACCAGCACAAAAAACCTGACCACCAGTTTTCCAGAGGAAGTCTGGTGCGACGGCAGCCAAAGCGGCCCGACCGACGCCGTGCATTGCCGGCGCAATCTGCAGACCAACCCGAACTTCTCGATTGGTCTCGCCTATTCGGGTACGACTGCCACGGTGACACTGGCAAACCATGGCTGCTCGGTTGTCACAAGTGGGGACACCGTAACCATTAGCGGGGTCACCCCCGCCGGTTTCAACGGGACCAAAACGATCACGGCCGTGGCTACGAACACCTTCACTTACACCGTGGCCTCGGGCCTAGCAGCACCCGCTGCGGCGGCAGGGCAAGTCATGGTTTCCACGGCCTGCAATATCCCCATCACCAAGCTATCGAGCGTGGGCACCACCGCGACCGCGGTATTCCCCACTGCTCACGGCTGTGTCGTCGGCGATACCATAAAAATCAGCGGACAGGTCTCGACGAGCGGCTTCAACTCGGGCGGCGCCACTGTGACCGCAGTTCCGAGTCCGAATACCCTGACCTACACCACTGCGGGAAGCAATCTGACACCGAACCCGGTCGAGGGCAGCGGTACTACGTCAGGGCAGTTTATCGCCAGGTCCTCGCTCTGTCCGGGCACCCCCAGCAATTACAGCACCAGCACCACAGTGCCGCCATTGATGCAGGGTTTCCCTCAAGGCATTTTCACCAGACAGGTAACGCTCAATGCTACGCCTTACTACTACACCATTTCACCCAATGAATATTGCACCGACGAGAACCTGAATACATGCCAAGCCACCGTCAGTGAAACCATCGGCTCCCCGGCAACCGCGTACACTTTCCCGGCCACGGTCAGATACTGCGTATCAAGCACTGCGGCCAATTTTAGGCCTGCCGATATCGGCGCCACCGGCAACGGTTCCACTACCGGCTGTTCCCGAGCGTTCGCCGGCAGCTTCACCCGCGCGCGCTACGGTTATTTCACCCGTGTAAATATCGTGTCGGGCACGGCCACGTACCCCAAAGCCAGCAGCCGTACCGACTGCGCCGGCGCGACGAGCTGCACCTATAACGAGGAGATGAGCAATTTCGCCAACTGGTACGCCTACTACCGCACCCGCATAATGATGGTCAAGTCCTCCGCCGGAATTGCCTTCAACCGCCTTAATACCAGTTACCGGGTCGGGTTCAATACGATGAACGCCACTAGCAGCAGTCAATGGCTGGCGAACGCACCTTTTGATAACTCAGTGGGCGGCCAGGAAAGCCAGTGGTACACCAAGCTGTACGCCATCGCTCCCAATTCCAGCACGCCCAGTCGCACCGCGATCTCGCGCATCGGCCGTTATTACGCCGGCATGAAAAGCTCGGCCGCCGGCTACATCAGCGACGACCCGGTACAATATTCCTGTCAGCAAAATCTCACCTTCTTTATCACAGACGGCTATTGGAACGGCACCGGCGGCATAAAGCTTGACGGCACCGCCATGGGGGACCAGGACGGTCAGGCGGGCGTTGCGCGTCCGTTCTTCGATGCCTTCGCTGCTTCGGGCGGTGATGGCGGCGGCACGCTGGCGGATGTTGCCTACTACTATTACTTCACCGACCTACGCACACCGAGCTTCAACCCGATCGGAGCGCTGGGGCTGGATGTAACCCAGAACAATGTGCCACCCACTACCAAGGATCCCAATACCGCGCAGCACATGGTCACGTTCACCATGGGACTGGGACTGGACAGCACCCTGATCTATAAACCAGGTTACGACACGTCAGGCACCAGCCCTGATTACAACGCCGTCGTAAATGGCTCCAAGAACTGGCCGGTGCCGGTGGCCAATGACATCACCGCGGTTGACGACTTGTGGCATACGGCGGTCAACGGCCGCGGCACGTATTTCAGCGCCAAGAGCCCTTCCATCGTGACCAGCGGGTTGCTGCAAGCCTTTGCCTCCCTGTCCCAGCGCACCGCCGACGAGTCCGCCGCCGCCACCAGCACTCCGAACATCGTGCCGGGCGACAACTTTGTGTTCAGTTCCAAGTACACCACCGTGGATTGGTTCGGCGAGACGACAGAACAGGAAATCGACGCCTCCACCGGCGCGCTTATTCCCACCATCAACTGGTCGGCGCAGGCGCAACTCGATCTCATGGTGAGCGCAACCAGCGATACGCGCACCATTTTCACGTTCGATGGCAGCGCACCGAACAAGGTGAAAAACTTTCTCTGGGCCAATCTGACCGCCGCCGAGCAAGCTTTTTTCAACGGCACCTCGGGCGGGCGGAATCAGCTGTCGCAATGGAGCGTGCTGACTGCCGCACAACAAAACAACTGTGACAACCCCGGCGGCGCCGACTGCGGCCAGAAGCTGGTGAATTACCTCCGCGGTCAGCGCGCCTACGAGACTCCGGTCAACTCCCTGATCACACCGGATTCCGGTAATGCCTCCCTGTTCCGCCATCGCCCGCACATACTGGGCGATATCGTGTCGGCCGAAGCGGTGTATGTGCGGCTGCCAATTTTCAACTACGGCGACCTAGGCTATTCCGCTTTCAAGAACGCCAACACGTCGCGCCAGGCGGCGCTTTACGTGGCAGCGAACGACGGCATGCTGCACGCGTTGAATGCCAACACCGGCGTCGAAACGTGGGCCTACATTCCCTCGGTGGTGATGCCCAACATGTGGCAGCTGGCCCGGTTTGATTACTCGACCAATCATCTCTATTTCGTCGATGGCACACCGACTGCCGGCGACATCTGCACCAGCAACTGCGGCACCTCCAGCGCAACCTGGGCCACCATCCTGGTGGGCGGTTTTAATGCCGGCGGCCGGGGTTATTACGCTCTCGACATCACCAACCCGGCCAGCCCCAAGGCGCTGTGGGAGCTCAAATCCAGCGCCACCTGCATTGCTTCCACCAACAACGTGCCGGTGGATCCGGTGCCGGCCAATACCTTCAGCGATTGCGATATCGGCTTGAGCTTCGGCAACCCGGTCATCACCAAGCGCGCCGACGGCAAATGGGTGGTGCTGGTCACCTCCGGCTACAACAATATCAGCCCGCCGGGCACGGGTGGGGGCTATCTCTATGTAGTTGACGCCGTCAGCGGCGCGATATTGAACAAAATCGCGACGCTCATACCCAATCCGCCCACCAACAGCCCGGCACAGATTAACGCCGGCAACACCACCACACCCAGCGGCCTGGCGCGGATCAATGCTTTTGTCAGCGACACCATTACTGACAACACCAGCTTGCGGGTTTACGGCGGCGACCTCAACGGCAACCTGTGGCGATTTGACAGCGCCGCCACACCCAATACGCTGGCCACCTCCGGCAACAAGGCCACGCTGCTGGCGATTCTGGGCGCCGCCAACGCCTTGGGCACCCAGGGCAACGGTACCAATTCCATCACCACCAAGCCGGAATTGGGCGAAATCGTGGCGAGCGGCGTGGGAACCCTTGAAATGGTGTACGTGGGCACCGGCCGCTACCTCGGGACGACCGACCTCGGCACCACCACCCAGGAGTCGTTCTACGGCATCAAGGATCCTCTGGGTACCTTCTCCGGCTACGGCGCAGTTCACAGCAGCCCCAACTTCGTCCAGCAGACGCTCACCGAGGTAGTGAACTCCTCTACTCTGGCAGTCGAGCGCTTTACCACGTCGAATACGGTGGACTACACCAGCAAAAACGGCTGGTTTATCGACTTCAATCCGGGTAACAAATCGCCGGGCGAGCGCAGCAACACCGACCCCGTACTGTCCCTGGGAATACTAAGCTTCACCACCAACGCACCCGATTCCAACGCCTGCAACATCGGCGGCAAAAGCTACCGCTACTTCCTCAACTATACGTCGGGCGGTCCGTTGTCCACTTCCGTCGGCGGCGTATCGGGCGTCTTGATCGGGTTTGCCCTGTCGACACGCCCGGTCGTGGTGGAAGTGAACGGGAAGCTGGAACAAATCATCAACACGCAGGGCCTTCCGCAAATCTATACGTTGCCGCCGTTGGTACCGCCCGCCGGAGGCAAGCGTATCTTCTGGCGTGAAATCAACCCTTGACCTCTAGTTGAAGCGAGGTCAACAAAAGCAACAGGGACGCATCTGCGTCCCTGTTGCTTTTAGGAGTTATTGGACAAATCAGCAACCGCACCCGTATCGTTAATTCTTTCGCTATCTTGCTGCGTGCCTGCTGAAACTGTCCCAGATGAGCAGTGCCGCGCCGCAGGTAATCGCCGAATCAGCGACATTGAACGCCGGCCAATGGTAGGCCTGGATGTAGAAATCCAGGAAATCCATCACCTGGCCGAGCACGATGCGGTCCCACAAATTCCCCACCGCCCCGCCTAAAATCAGGCTCAAGCCCAGGCTGAAGAGCCTCTTCTGGTGATGCCGTCTGAGCAGATAAGTAATCAGGAACGAGGCCGCCAGCGCCACTACGATGAAAAAACCGCGCTGCCAGCCGGAGGCCTGGCTCAAAAAACTGAACGCGGCGCCGGCGTTGTAGGTCAGCACCAAGTTGAAAAAAGGCGTGAGCGGCACGATCTCGCCGGGTGCGAGCGACTGGCTGATCCAGAATTTGGCGAGTTGATCCAGCACGATCACCAGCGCGCTGATCAAAAACCAGCGCAGCCAGTTACGCGAAATGGCGGGGTTCTCCGCTGCCATAGAGATTGCTCACACAGCGTCCGCAAATCGCCGGATAGTTTTTGTCGGCGCCCACGTCCGCGCGGTAATGCCAGCAGCGCTCGCACTTGGGATGCGGACTGGGCGTCACTCGCAGCGCCACGCCGTCCATGCCCGCAGGCATTGCCTCGGGGTGATTGCCTGTCACCACCCGCGCCTGGGAGGTGATGAAGGCAAAACGCAAGTCATCGTCGAATGACTTGAGATAGGACAGCATTTTCTCTTCCGCATAGAGCTCGACTTCAGCGGCAAGCGAGGAGCCGATGTGGCCTTCCACCCGCAATTCTTCAAGCTGTTTTTGCACCGCTCCACGCAATTGCCGCAGTTTCTGCCAACGCTCTCTGATGCGCGCCACAGCGTTTGGAATCGGGAGTTGGTGCCAGGTGTGCAGGAACACGCTGTCGTTTTCATTCTTGCCCAACTCCCGCCACACTTCTTCCGCGGTAAAACTCAAAACCGGCGCGAGCAG contains these protein-coding regions:
- a CDS encoding PilC/PilY family type IV pilus protein, giving the protein MKNSQLFMRKEVWLVAAALLGGCGLAQAASTDVASSPLFTSATASVKPNVMFLLDDSGSMAWDFLPDNAGNSTSNMCRGSGTCNPGGDVNSGTRTSGAPFLAQQFNNVYYDPTVTYSPPLDFDGTNTTYKSYNNTGSFLWSAVKVNPFPGGSTSTKNLTTSFPEEVWCDGSQSGPTDAVHCRRNLQTNPNFSIGLAYSGTTATVTLANHGCSVVTSGDTVTISGVTPAGFNGTKTITAVATNTFTYTVASGLAAPAAAAGQVMVSTACNIPITKLSSVGTTATAVFPTAHGCVVGDTIKISGQVSTSGFNSGGATVTAVPSPNTLTYTTAGSNLTPNPVEGSGTTSGQFIARSSLCPGTPSNYSTSTTVPPLMQGFPQGIFTRQVTLNATPYYYTISPNEYCTDENLNTCQATVSETIGSPATAYTFPATVRYCVSSTAANFRPADIGATGNGSTTGCSRAFAGSFTRARYGYFTRVNIVSGTATYPKASSRTDCAGATSCTYNEEMSNFANWYAYYRTRIMMVKSSAGIAFNRLNTSYRVGFNTMNATSSSQWLANAPFDNSVGGQESQWYTKLYAIAPNSSTPSRTAISRIGRYYAGMKSSAAGYISDDPVQYSCQQNLTFFITDGYWNGTGGIKLDGTAMGDQDGQAGVARPFFDAFAASGGDGGGTLADVAYYYYFTDLRTPSFNPIGALGLDVTQNNVPPTTKDPNTAQHMVTFTMGLGLDSTLIYKPGYDTSGTSPDYNAVVNGSKNWPVPVANDITAVDDLWHTAVNGRGTYFSAKSPSIVTSGLLQAFASLSQRTADESAAATSTPNIVPGDNFVFSSKYTTVDWFGETTEQEIDASTGALIPTINWSAQAQLDLMVSATSDTRTIFTFDGSAPNKVKNFLWANLTAAEQAFFNGTSGGRNQLSQWSVLTAAQQNNCDNPGGADCGQKLVNYLRGQRAYETPVNSLITPDSGNASLFRHRPHILGDIVSAEAVYVRLPIFNYGDLGYSAFKNANTSRQAALYVAANDGMLHALNANTGVETWAYIPSVVMPNMWQLARFDYSTNHLYFVDGTPTAGDICTSNCGTSSATWATILVGGFNAGGRGYYALDITNPASPKALWELKSSATCIASTNNVPVDPVPANTFSDCDIGLSFGNPVITKRADGKWVVLVTSGYNNISPPGTGGGYLYVVDAVSGAILNKIATLIPNPPTNSPAQINAGNTTTPSGLARINAFVSDTITDNTSLRVYGGDLNGNLWRFDSAATPNTLATSGNKATLLAILGAANALGTQGNGTNSITTKPELGEIVASGVGTLEMVYVGTGRYLGTTDLGTTTQESFYGIKDPLGTFSGYGAVHSSPNFVQQTLTEVVNSSTLAVERFTTSNTVDYTSKNGWFIDFNPGNKSPGERSNTDPVLSLGILSFTTNAPDSNACNIGGKSYRYFLNYTSGGPLSTSVGGVSGVLIGFALSTRPVVVEVNGKLEQIINTQGLPQIYTLPPLVPPAGGKRIFWREINP
- the lspA gene encoding signal peptidase II → MAAENPAISRNWLRWFLISALVIVLDQLAKFWISQSLAPGEIVPLTPFFNLVLTYNAGAAFSFLSQASGWQRGFFIVVALAASFLITYLLRRHHQKRLFSLGLSLILGGAVGNLWDRIVLGQVMDFLDFYIQAYHWPAFNVADSAITCGAALLIWDSFSRHAAR